One Canis lupus familiaris isolate Mischka breed German Shepherd chromosome 20, alternate assembly UU_Cfam_GSD_1.0, whole genome shotgun sequence genomic region harbors:
- the KHSRP gene encoding far upstream element-binding protein 2 isoform X2: MSDYSTGGGSAGGPSQPPGGGGPGIRKDAFADAVQRARQIAAKIGGDAATTVNNSTPDFGFGGQKRQLEDGDQPESKKLASQGDSISSQLGPIHPPPRTSMTEEYRVPDGMVGLIIGRGGEQINKIQQDSGCKVQISPDSGGLPERSVSLTGAPESVQKAKMMLDDIVSRGRGGPPGQFHDNANGGQNGTVQEIMIPAGKAGLVIGKGGETIKQLQERAGVKMILIQDGSQNTNVDKPLRIIGDPYKVQQACEMVMDILRERDQGGFGDRNEYGSRIGGGIDVPVPRHSVGVVIGRSGEMIKKIQNDAGVRIQFKQDDGTGPEKIAHIMGPPDRCEHAARIINDLLQSLRSGPPGPPGGPGMPPGGRGRGRGQGNWGPPGGEMTFSIPTHKCGLVIGRGGENVKAINQQTGAFVEISRQLPPNGDPNFKLFIIRGSPQQIDHAKQLIEEKIEGPLCPVGPGPGGPGPAGPMGPFNPGPFNQGPPGAPPHAGGPPPHQYPPQGWGNTYPQWQPPAPHDPNKAAAAADPNAAWAAYYSHYYQQPPGPVPGPAPAPAAPPAQGEPPQPPPAGQSDYTKAWEEYYKKIGQQPQQPGAPPQQDYTKAWEEYYKKQAQVATGGGPGAPPGSQPDYSAAWAEYYRQQAAYYGQTPGPGGPQPPPTQQGQQQASGNCHPPPPPFSFQPPATVHPALVGSAGNPFPCGVCP, from the exons aTGTCGGACTACAGCA cgggcggggggTCGGCCGGGGGTCCCTCCCAGCCGCCCGGCGGGGGAGGCCCGGGGATCCGCAAGGACGCCTTCGCCGACGCCGTGCAGCGGGCCCGCCAG ATCGCAGCCAAAATTGGAGGCGACGCTGCTACCACAGTGAACAACAGCACTCCTGATTTTGGTTTTGGGGGCCAGAAGAGGCAGTTAGAAGATGGAG ACCAACCGGAGAGCAAGAAACTGGCTTCCCAGGGAGACT CCATCAGTTCTCAACTTGGACCCATCCATCCTCCCCCCAG GACTTCAATGACAGAAGAGTATAGGGTCCCAGACGGCATGGTGGGACTAA TCATTGGCAGAGGAGGTGAACAGATTAACAAAATCCAGCAGGATTCAGGCTGCAAAGTCCAGATCTCTCCAG ACAGCGGTGGCCTGCCCGAGCGCAGCGTGTCCTTGACGGGAGCCCCAGAATCTGTCCA GAAAGCGAAGATGATGCTGGATGACATTGTCTCTCGGGGTCGTGGGGGCCCCCCAGGACAGTTCCACGACAATGCCAATGGGGGCCAGAATGGCACTGTGCAGGAGATCATGATCCCCGCAGGGAAGGCCGGCCTGGTCATCGGCAAAGGCGGGGAGACAATTAAACAGCTGCAG GAGCGAGCTGGAGTGAAGATGATTTTAATTCAGGATGGCTCCCAGAATACGAATGTGGACAAGCCTCTCCGCATCATTGGGGATCCTTACAAAGTGCAG CAAGCCTGTGAGATGGTGATGGACATTCTGCGGGAGCGTGACCAGGGTGGCTTTGGGGACCGGAACGAGTATGGATCCCGGATTGGCGGGGGCATTGAT GTGCCAGTGCCCAGGCATTCTGTTGGGGTGGTCATTGGCCGGAGCGGAGAGATGATCAAGAAGATCCAGAATGACGCTGGTGTGCGGATACAGTTTAAGCAAG ATGATGGGACAGGTCCTGAGAAGATAGCTCACATAATGGGGCCCCCAGATCGGTGTGAGCATGCTGCTCGGATCATCAATGATCTCCTCCAGAGCCTCAGG AGTGGTCCTCCAGGCCCTCCAGGGGGTCCTGGCATGCCCCCGGGGGGTCGGGGACGAGGAAGGGGCCAGGGCAACTGGGGCCCTCCTGGGGGAGAGATGACCTTCTCCATCCCCACCCACAAGTGTGGGCTGGTCATCGGCCGAG GTGGTGAGAATGTGAAAGCCATAAACCAGCAGACAGGCGCCTTTGTGGAGATCTCCCGGCAGCTGCCACCCAACGGGGACCCCAACTTCAAATTATTCATCATCCGGGGCTCACCCCAGCAGATTGACCACGCCAAGCAGCTCATTGAGGAAAAGATTGAG GGTCCCCTCTGCCCGGTTGGACCAGGCCCAGGGGGACCAGGCCCTGCAGGCCCCATGGGGCCATTCAACCCCGGGCCTTTCAATCAGGGGCCACCTGGGGCTCCCCCGCA TGCGGGGGGCCCCCCTCCTCACCAGTACCCACCCCAGGGCTGGGGCAATACCTATCCCCAGTGGCAACCACCTGCTCCTCATGACCCAA ATAAAGCTGCAGCCGCTGCAGACCCCAACGCTGCCTGGGCCGCCTACTACTCACACTACTAccagcagcccccaggccccgTGCCGGGCCCTGCACCAGCCCCTGCGGCACCCCCTGCCCAGGGCGAGCCCCCTCAGCCCCCACCTGCCGGCCAATCAGACTACACGAAGGCTTGGGAAGAGTATTACAAAAAGATCG gccagcagccccagcagcccggAGCACCCCCACAGCAAGACTACACGAAGGCCTGGGAGGAGTACTACAAGAAGCAGG cTCAAGTGGCCACCGGAGGGGGTCCGGGAGCACCCCCGGGCTCGCAGCCAGACTACAGTGCCGCCTGGGCCGAGTATTACAGACAGCAGGCCGCTTACTACGGCCAGACTCCAGGTCCCGGCGGCCCGCAGCCTCCTCCCACACAGCAGGGACAGCAGCAGGCAAGTGGAAATTgccacccccctcctcctcctttctccttccaacCCCCGGCCACCGTCCATCCTGCCTTAGTGGGGAGCGCCGGAAATCCCTTCCCCTGCGGGGTGTGTCCTTGA
- the KHSRP gene encoding far upstream element-binding protein 2 isoform X1, with the protein MSDYSTGGPPPGPPPPAGGGGGAGGAGGAGGGPPPGPPGAGDRGGGGPGGGGPGGGSAGGPSQPPGGGGPGIRKDAFADAVQRARQIAAKIGGDAATTVNNSTPDFGFGGQKRQLEDGDQPESKKLASQGDSISSQLGPIHPPPRTSMTEEYRVPDGMVGLIIGRGGEQINKIQQDSGCKVQISPDSGGLPERSVSLTGAPESVQKAKMMLDDIVSRGRGGPPGQFHDNANGGQNGTVQEIMIPAGKAGLVIGKGGETIKQLQERAGVKMILIQDGSQNTNVDKPLRIIGDPYKVQQACEMVMDILRERDQGGFGDRNEYGSRIGGGIDVPVPRHSVGVVIGRSGEMIKKIQNDAGVRIQFKQDDGTGPEKIAHIMGPPDRCEHAARIINDLLQSLRSGPPGPPGGPGMPPGGRGRGRGQGNWGPPGGEMTFSIPTHKCGLVIGRGGENVKAINQQTGAFVEISRQLPPNGDPNFKLFIIRGSPQQIDHAKQLIEEKIEGPLCPVGPGPGGPGPAGPMGPFNPGPFNQGPPGAPPHAGGPPPHQYPPQGWGNTYPQWQPPAPHDPNKAAAAADPNAAWAAYYSHYYQQPPGPVPGPAPAPAAPPAQGEPPQPPPAGQSDYTKAWEEYYKKIGQQPQQPGAPPQQDYTKAWEEYYKKQAQVATGGGPGAPPGSQPDYSAAWAEYYRQQAAYYGQTPGPGGPQPPPTQQGQQQASGNCHPPPPPFSFQPPATVHPALVGSAGNPFPCGVCP; encoded by the exons aTGTCGGACTACAGCACGGGAGGACccccgcccgggccgccgccgcccgccggcggcggcgggggagccgggggagccggGGGCGCCGGGGGAGGCCCTCCGCCGGGCCCGCCGGGCGCGGGGgaccggggcggcggcggccccggcggcggcggcccgggcggggggTCGGCCGGGGGTCCCTCCCAGCCGCCCGGCGGGGGAGGCCCGGGGATCCGCAAGGACGCCTTCGCCGACGCCGTGCAGCGGGCCCGCCAG ATCGCAGCCAAAATTGGAGGCGACGCTGCTACCACAGTGAACAACAGCACTCCTGATTTTGGTTTTGGGGGCCAGAAGAGGCAGTTAGAAGATGGAG ACCAACCGGAGAGCAAGAAACTGGCTTCCCAGGGAGACT CCATCAGTTCTCAACTTGGACCCATCCATCCTCCCCCCAG GACTTCAATGACAGAAGAGTATAGGGTCCCAGACGGCATGGTGGGACTAA TCATTGGCAGAGGAGGTGAACAGATTAACAAAATCCAGCAGGATTCAGGCTGCAAAGTCCAGATCTCTCCAG ACAGCGGTGGCCTGCCCGAGCGCAGCGTGTCCTTGACGGGAGCCCCAGAATCTGTCCA GAAAGCGAAGATGATGCTGGATGACATTGTCTCTCGGGGTCGTGGGGGCCCCCCAGGACAGTTCCACGACAATGCCAATGGGGGCCAGAATGGCACTGTGCAGGAGATCATGATCCCCGCAGGGAAGGCCGGCCTGGTCATCGGCAAAGGCGGGGAGACAATTAAACAGCTGCAG GAGCGAGCTGGAGTGAAGATGATTTTAATTCAGGATGGCTCCCAGAATACGAATGTGGACAAGCCTCTCCGCATCATTGGGGATCCTTACAAAGTGCAG CAAGCCTGTGAGATGGTGATGGACATTCTGCGGGAGCGTGACCAGGGTGGCTTTGGGGACCGGAACGAGTATGGATCCCGGATTGGCGGGGGCATTGAT GTGCCAGTGCCCAGGCATTCTGTTGGGGTGGTCATTGGCCGGAGCGGAGAGATGATCAAGAAGATCCAGAATGACGCTGGTGTGCGGATACAGTTTAAGCAAG ATGATGGGACAGGTCCTGAGAAGATAGCTCACATAATGGGGCCCCCAGATCGGTGTGAGCATGCTGCTCGGATCATCAATGATCTCCTCCAGAGCCTCAGG AGTGGTCCTCCAGGCCCTCCAGGGGGTCCTGGCATGCCCCCGGGGGGTCGGGGACGAGGAAGGGGCCAGGGCAACTGGGGCCCTCCTGGGGGAGAGATGACCTTCTCCATCCCCACCCACAAGTGTGGGCTGGTCATCGGCCGAG GTGGTGAGAATGTGAAAGCCATAAACCAGCAGACAGGCGCCTTTGTGGAGATCTCCCGGCAGCTGCCACCCAACGGGGACCCCAACTTCAAATTATTCATCATCCGGGGCTCACCCCAGCAGATTGACCACGCCAAGCAGCTCATTGAGGAAAAGATTGAG GGTCCCCTCTGCCCGGTTGGACCAGGCCCAGGGGGACCAGGCCCTGCAGGCCCCATGGGGCCATTCAACCCCGGGCCTTTCAATCAGGGGCCACCTGGGGCTCCCCCGCA TGCGGGGGGCCCCCCTCCTCACCAGTACCCACCCCAGGGCTGGGGCAATACCTATCCCCAGTGGCAACCACCTGCTCCTCATGACCCAA ATAAAGCTGCAGCCGCTGCAGACCCCAACGCTGCCTGGGCCGCCTACTACTCACACTACTAccagcagcccccaggccccgTGCCGGGCCCTGCACCAGCCCCTGCGGCACCCCCTGCCCAGGGCGAGCCCCCTCAGCCCCCACCTGCCGGCCAATCAGACTACACGAAGGCTTGGGAAGAGTATTACAAAAAGATCG gccagcagccccagcagcccggAGCACCCCCACAGCAAGACTACACGAAGGCCTGGGAGGAGTACTACAAGAAGCAGG cTCAAGTGGCCACCGGAGGGGGTCCGGGAGCACCCCCGGGCTCGCAGCCAGACTACAGTGCCGCCTGGGCCGAGTATTACAGACAGCAGGCCGCTTACTACGGCCAGACTCCAGGTCCCGGCGGCCCGCAGCCTCCTCCCACACAGCAGGGACAGCAGCAGGCAAGTGGAAATTgccacccccctcctcctcctttctccttccaacCCCCGGCCACCGTCCATCCTGCCTTAGTGGGGAGCGCCGGAAATCCCTTCCCCTGCGGGGTGTGTCCTTGA
- the KHSRP gene encoding far upstream element-binding protein 2 isoform X4, protein MSDYSTGGPPPGPPPPAGGGGGAGGAGGAGGGPPPGPPGAGDRGGGGPGGGGPGGGSAGGPSQPPGGGGPGIRKDAFADAVQRARQIAAKIGGDAATTVNNSTPDFGFGGQKRQLEDGDQPESKKLASQGDSISSQLGPIHPPPRTSMTEEYRVPDGMVGLIIGRGGEQINKIQQDSGCKVQISPDSGGLPERSVSLTGAPESVQKAKMMLDDIVSRGRGGPPGQFHDNANGGQNGTVQEIMIPAGKAGLVIGKGGETIKQLQERAGVKMILIQDGSQNTNVDKPLRIIGDPYKVQQACEMVMDILRERDQGGFGDRNEYGSRIGGGIDVPVPRHSVGVVIGRSGEMIKKIQNDAGVRIQFKQDDGTGPEKIAHIMGPPDRCEHAARIINDLLQSLRSGPPGPPGGPGMPPGGRGRGRGQGNWGPPGGEMTFSIPTHKCGLVIGRGGENVKAINQQTGAFVEISRQLPPNGDPNFKLFIIRGSPQQIDHAKQLIEEKIEGPLCPVGPGPGGPGPAGPMGPFNPGPFNQGPPGAPPHAGGPPPHQYPPQGWGNTYPQWQPPAPHDPNKAAAAADPNAAWAAYYSHYYQQPPGPVPGPAPAPAAPPAQGEPPQPPPAGQSDYTKAWEEYYKKIGQQPQQPGAPPQQDYTKAWEEYYKKQAQVATGGGPGAPPGSQPDYSAAWAEYYRQQAAYYGQTPGPGGPQPPPTQQGQQQAQ, encoded by the exons aTGTCGGACTACAGCACGGGAGGACccccgcccgggccgccgccgcccgccggcggcggcgggggagccgggggagccggGGGCGCCGGGGGAGGCCCTCCGCCGGGCCCGCCGGGCGCGGGGgaccggggcggcggcggccccggcggcggcggcccgggcggggggTCGGCCGGGGGTCCCTCCCAGCCGCCCGGCGGGGGAGGCCCGGGGATCCGCAAGGACGCCTTCGCCGACGCCGTGCAGCGGGCCCGCCAG ATCGCAGCCAAAATTGGAGGCGACGCTGCTACCACAGTGAACAACAGCACTCCTGATTTTGGTTTTGGGGGCCAGAAGAGGCAGTTAGAAGATGGAG ACCAACCGGAGAGCAAGAAACTGGCTTCCCAGGGAGACT CCATCAGTTCTCAACTTGGACCCATCCATCCTCCCCCCAG GACTTCAATGACAGAAGAGTATAGGGTCCCAGACGGCATGGTGGGACTAA TCATTGGCAGAGGAGGTGAACAGATTAACAAAATCCAGCAGGATTCAGGCTGCAAAGTCCAGATCTCTCCAG ACAGCGGTGGCCTGCCCGAGCGCAGCGTGTCCTTGACGGGAGCCCCAGAATCTGTCCA GAAAGCGAAGATGATGCTGGATGACATTGTCTCTCGGGGTCGTGGGGGCCCCCCAGGACAGTTCCACGACAATGCCAATGGGGGCCAGAATGGCACTGTGCAGGAGATCATGATCCCCGCAGGGAAGGCCGGCCTGGTCATCGGCAAAGGCGGGGAGACAATTAAACAGCTGCAG GAGCGAGCTGGAGTGAAGATGATTTTAATTCAGGATGGCTCCCAGAATACGAATGTGGACAAGCCTCTCCGCATCATTGGGGATCCTTACAAAGTGCAG CAAGCCTGTGAGATGGTGATGGACATTCTGCGGGAGCGTGACCAGGGTGGCTTTGGGGACCGGAACGAGTATGGATCCCGGATTGGCGGGGGCATTGAT GTGCCAGTGCCCAGGCATTCTGTTGGGGTGGTCATTGGCCGGAGCGGAGAGATGATCAAGAAGATCCAGAATGACGCTGGTGTGCGGATACAGTTTAAGCAAG ATGATGGGACAGGTCCTGAGAAGATAGCTCACATAATGGGGCCCCCAGATCGGTGTGAGCATGCTGCTCGGATCATCAATGATCTCCTCCAGAGCCTCAGG AGTGGTCCTCCAGGCCCTCCAGGGGGTCCTGGCATGCCCCCGGGGGGTCGGGGACGAGGAAGGGGCCAGGGCAACTGGGGCCCTCCTGGGGGAGAGATGACCTTCTCCATCCCCACCCACAAGTGTGGGCTGGTCATCGGCCGAG GTGGTGAGAATGTGAAAGCCATAAACCAGCAGACAGGCGCCTTTGTGGAGATCTCCCGGCAGCTGCCACCCAACGGGGACCCCAACTTCAAATTATTCATCATCCGGGGCTCACCCCAGCAGATTGACCACGCCAAGCAGCTCATTGAGGAAAAGATTGAG GGTCCCCTCTGCCCGGTTGGACCAGGCCCAGGGGGACCAGGCCCTGCAGGCCCCATGGGGCCATTCAACCCCGGGCCTTTCAATCAGGGGCCACCTGGGGCTCCCCCGCA TGCGGGGGGCCCCCCTCCTCACCAGTACCCACCCCAGGGCTGGGGCAATACCTATCCCCAGTGGCAACCACCTGCTCCTCATGACCCAA ATAAAGCTGCAGCCGCTGCAGACCCCAACGCTGCCTGGGCCGCCTACTACTCACACTACTAccagcagcccccaggccccgTGCCGGGCCCTGCACCAGCCCCTGCGGCACCCCCTGCCCAGGGCGAGCCCCCTCAGCCCCCACCTGCCGGCCAATCAGACTACACGAAGGCTTGGGAAGAGTATTACAAAAAGATCG gccagcagccccagcagcccggAGCACCCCCACAGCAAGACTACACGAAGGCCTGGGAGGAGTACTACAAGAAGCAGG cTCAAGTGGCCACCGGAGGGGGTCCGGGAGCACCCCCGGGCTCGCAGCCAGACTACAGTGCCGCCTGGGCCGAGTATTACAGACAGCAGGCCGCTTACTACGGCCAGACTCCAGGTCCCGGCGGCCCGCAGCCTCCTCCCACACAGCAGGGACAGCAGCAG GCTCAATGA
- the KHSRP gene encoding far upstream element-binding protein 2 isoform X3: MTEEYRVPDGMVGLIIGRGGEQINKIQQDSGCKVQISPDSGGLPERSVSLTGAPESVQKAKMMLDDIVSRGRGGPPGQFHDNANGGQNGTVQEIMIPAGKAGLVIGKGGETIKQLQERAGVKMILIQDGSQNTNVDKPLRIIGDPYKVQQACEMVMDILRERDQGGFGDRNEYGSRIGGGIDVPVPRHSVGVVIGRSGEMIKKIQNDAGVRIQFKQDDGTGPEKIAHIMGPPDRCEHAARIINDLLQSLRSGPPGPPGGPGMPPGGRGRGRGQGNWGPPGGEMTFSIPTHKCGLVIGRGGENVKAINQQTGAFVEISRQLPPNGDPNFKLFIIRGSPQQIDHAKQLIEEKIEGPLCPVGPGPGGPGPAGPMGPFNPGPFNQGPPGAPPHAGGPPPHQYPPQGWGNTYPQWQPPAPHDPNKAAAAADPNAAWAAYYSHYYQQPPGPVPGPAPAPAAPPAQGEPPQPPPAGQSDYTKAWEEYYKKIGQQPQQPGAPPQQDYTKAWEEYYKKQAQVATGGGPGAPPGSQPDYSAAWAEYYRQQAAYYGQTPGPGGPQPPPTQQGQQQASGNCHPPPPPFSFQPPATVHPALVGSAGNPFPCGVCP; this comes from the exons ATGACAGAAGAGTATAGGGTCCCAGACGGCATGGTGGGACTAA TCATTGGCAGAGGAGGTGAACAGATTAACAAAATCCAGCAGGATTCAGGCTGCAAAGTCCAGATCTCTCCAG ACAGCGGTGGCCTGCCCGAGCGCAGCGTGTCCTTGACGGGAGCCCCAGAATCTGTCCA GAAAGCGAAGATGATGCTGGATGACATTGTCTCTCGGGGTCGTGGGGGCCCCCCAGGACAGTTCCACGACAATGCCAATGGGGGCCAGAATGGCACTGTGCAGGAGATCATGATCCCCGCAGGGAAGGCCGGCCTGGTCATCGGCAAAGGCGGGGAGACAATTAAACAGCTGCAG GAGCGAGCTGGAGTGAAGATGATTTTAATTCAGGATGGCTCCCAGAATACGAATGTGGACAAGCCTCTCCGCATCATTGGGGATCCTTACAAAGTGCAG CAAGCCTGTGAGATGGTGATGGACATTCTGCGGGAGCGTGACCAGGGTGGCTTTGGGGACCGGAACGAGTATGGATCCCGGATTGGCGGGGGCATTGAT GTGCCAGTGCCCAGGCATTCTGTTGGGGTGGTCATTGGCCGGAGCGGAGAGATGATCAAGAAGATCCAGAATGACGCTGGTGTGCGGATACAGTTTAAGCAAG ATGATGGGACAGGTCCTGAGAAGATAGCTCACATAATGGGGCCCCCAGATCGGTGTGAGCATGCTGCTCGGATCATCAATGATCTCCTCCAGAGCCTCAGG AGTGGTCCTCCAGGCCCTCCAGGGGGTCCTGGCATGCCCCCGGGGGGTCGGGGACGAGGAAGGGGCCAGGGCAACTGGGGCCCTCCTGGGGGAGAGATGACCTTCTCCATCCCCACCCACAAGTGTGGGCTGGTCATCGGCCGAG GTGGTGAGAATGTGAAAGCCATAAACCAGCAGACAGGCGCCTTTGTGGAGATCTCCCGGCAGCTGCCACCCAACGGGGACCCCAACTTCAAATTATTCATCATCCGGGGCTCACCCCAGCAGATTGACCACGCCAAGCAGCTCATTGAGGAAAAGATTGAG GGTCCCCTCTGCCCGGTTGGACCAGGCCCAGGGGGACCAGGCCCTGCAGGCCCCATGGGGCCATTCAACCCCGGGCCTTTCAATCAGGGGCCACCTGGGGCTCCCCCGCA TGCGGGGGGCCCCCCTCCTCACCAGTACCCACCCCAGGGCTGGGGCAATACCTATCCCCAGTGGCAACCACCTGCTCCTCATGACCCAA ATAAAGCTGCAGCCGCTGCAGACCCCAACGCTGCCTGGGCCGCCTACTACTCACACTACTAccagcagcccccaggccccgTGCCGGGCCCTGCACCAGCCCCTGCGGCACCCCCTGCCCAGGGCGAGCCCCCTCAGCCCCCACCTGCCGGCCAATCAGACTACACGAAGGCTTGGGAAGAGTATTACAAAAAGATCG gccagcagccccagcagcccggAGCACCCCCACAGCAAGACTACACGAAGGCCTGGGAGGAGTACTACAAGAAGCAGG cTCAAGTGGCCACCGGAGGGGGTCCGGGAGCACCCCCGGGCTCGCAGCCAGACTACAGTGCCGCCTGGGCCGAGTATTACAGACAGCAGGCCGCTTACTACGGCCAGACTCCAGGTCCCGGCGGCCCGCAGCCTCCTCCCACACAGCAGGGACAGCAGCAGGCAAGTGGAAATTgccacccccctcctcctcctttctccttccaacCCCCGGCCACCGTCCATCCTGCCTTAGTGGGGAGCGCCGGAAATCCCTTCCCCTGCGGGGTGTGTCCTTGA